From the genome of Brevibacterium sp. JSBI002, one region includes:
- a CDS encoding pseudouridine synthase: MPRSPLPPREGISATALRAPGGKATHAKNHLPVPDSIGQWLESEFPEAAPDSRRALLTDGDMCDEAGLPVTWDDPVIPGGFYFFHRPVPPEERIPFEVGIVFEDDDLLVVDKPHFLASTPNGRFVRECVVTRLRVDLGQPDLVAIHRLDRITAGLLVLSKRPETRGRYQRLFQDRRVSKTYRALAPAPPPELGFPLVRESRLVKPVGGRQVHEVAGEPNAVSRIRLLRTITPPDGQPSRGDTDTLPPPRRGEADGAPSERAGDGNGAPPRRIDAIAEYELSPVTGKTHQLRVHMNALGLPILGDPVYPVDLAPDPYDFSSPLQLLAAEIAFDDPLNGLSRRFESGLELEPAAVSSDPGAVSSDPGETR; the protein is encoded by the coding sequence ATGCCCCGCAGTCCGCTCCCGCCCCGAGAAGGAATCTCGGCGACCGCGCTGCGCGCCCCCGGCGGCAAGGCCACCCATGCGAAGAATCACCTGCCCGTTCCCGATTCGATCGGTCAGTGGCTCGAATCCGAATTCCCCGAGGCGGCCCCCGATTCCCGACGGGCGCTGCTGACAGATGGGGACATGTGCGACGAGGCGGGGCTCCCGGTGACCTGGGACGATCCGGTCATTCCCGGCGGGTTCTACTTCTTCCACCGTCCGGTCCCGCCCGAAGAGCGAATCCCGTTTGAGGTCGGGATCGTCTTCGAGGACGATGACCTCCTCGTCGTCGACAAACCCCACTTCCTCGCCAGTACCCCGAACGGACGATTCGTCCGCGAATGCGTCGTCACTCGTCTGCGCGTCGACCTCGGCCAGCCCGATCTCGTCGCCATCCACCGCCTCGACCGGATCACCGCCGGACTGTTGGTCCTTTCGAAACGGCCCGAGACGCGCGGCCGTTACCAGCGCCTGTTCCAAGACCGACGAGTCAGCAAAACCTACCGTGCCCTGGCGCCGGCCCCGCCGCCAGAACTCGGATTCCCGCTCGTCCGCGAATCGCGCCTGGTCAAACCCGTCGGCGGACGCCAGGTGCACGAAGTCGCAGGGGAGCCGAATGCGGTCAGTCGGATCCGACTGCTTCGGACCATCACCCCACCGGACGGCCAGCCATCGCGAGGTGACACGGATACCTTGCCGCCACCTCGGCGAGGTGAAGCTGACGGTGCCCCGTCCGAACGGGCGGGGGACGGAAACGGAGCACCACCTCGGCGAATTGATGCGATTGCCGAATACGAGCTGAGTCCGGTCACGGGCAAGACGCACCAGCTGCGGGTGCACATGAACGCGCTCGGGCTTCCCATCCTCGGTGATCCGGTATACCCGGTCGACCTCGCCCCGGACCCCTACGACTTCTCATCACCGCTGCAGCTGTTGGCCGCGGAGATCGCCTTCGATGATCCGCTGAACGGGCTGAGCCGGCGATTCGAGAGCGGACTCGAACTCGAACCCGCCGCAGTCAGCTCCGATCCAGGCGCGGTCAGCTCCGATCCAGGCGAAACCCGGTAG
- a CDS encoding GNAT family N-acetyltransferase codes for MTTELITSLTTTEADETDPTDSAVDANATCMRTDRGSDVKLTAASATVTIRPLDVDRDTARIHEWLTHPRAHYWMMTDLDENEVRTYLDGIRDSADDAGWVGSVDGTDCFYVETYTPDTLIPQNVLATGPGDIGMHLLVAPPAGPAVHGLTDRIMAEVIDFCLKPVDQGGRGGERVVVEPDARNDAIIEKNRAAGFTPITEATIMMGEIEKPALVSVCLRSDFEASALAPFVTAGARESRVAETGESDSDRRSTKSRTVRTFATPPAPYAHLNGDAFAVVQRHLVAKALSEFAHERLIGPVNVGEGERAAANGSADVNGGVASANGEGQTWELSIDGASRYTFTARVLPLEHWVIGEASITRWRDGTEVPLDAQELVVELQDALSIPEDLISTYLEELASTLAGAAFKLEDARVGRRPDARALVEADFQTTEAAMTEGHPGFLANNGRIGFGLRDFRKWAPENGELNRIEWVAVRRELSHLSLGDGLDEESHLGEALSEAERDLFGARIRRPDRTRLTSTSCRSTPGRPTTGCRSPSLRISPEVIFCR; via the coding sequence ATGACCACCGAACTCATCACCAGCCTGACCACCACCGAGGCGGACGAAACCGATCCGACCGATTCTGCGGTTGATGCGAACGCCACCTGTATGCGCACGGACCGCGGTTCGGACGTGAAGCTCACGGCCGCCTCGGCGACAGTGACCATCCGTCCGCTCGACGTCGACCGGGACACCGCCCGGATCCACGAGTGGCTGACCCACCCGCGCGCTCACTACTGGATGATGACCGACCTCGACGAGAACGAGGTCCGGACCTACTTGGATGGCATTCGCGACTCCGCGGACGACGCCGGTTGGGTTGGCTCCGTCGACGGCACCGACTGCTTCTACGTCGAGACCTACACTCCGGACACCCTCATCCCGCAGAACGTTCTGGCCACCGGGCCCGGCGACATCGGGATGCACCTGCTCGTCGCACCGCCGGCAGGACCGGCCGTGCATGGCCTCACCGACCGCATCATGGCGGAGGTCATCGACTTCTGCCTGAAGCCGGTTGACCAGGGAGGACGCGGAGGTGAACGTGTCGTCGTCGAACCCGATGCCAGGAACGACGCGATCATAGAGAAGAACCGAGCTGCTGGTTTCACCCCCATCACCGAGGCGACCATCATGATGGGCGAGATCGAGAAACCGGCGCTCGTCAGTGTGTGCCTTCGCTCGGATTTCGAGGCCAGCGCGCTGGCTCCGTTCGTCACGGCCGGTGCTCGGGAGTCGCGCGTGGCTGAGACCGGCGAGTCGGACAGTGACCGGAGGTCCACCAAATCACGCACAGTCCGGACATTCGCAACCCCACCAGCACCGTACGCCCACCTCAACGGGGATGCGTTCGCCGTCGTGCAGCGCCACCTCGTCGCCAAAGCCCTGTCCGAATTCGCCCACGAACGACTCATCGGACCGGTGAACGTGGGCGAAGGCGAGCGAGCCGCCGCGAACGGCAGTGCCGATGTGAATGGGGGAGTCGCCTCGGCGAATGGTGAAGGCCAAACCTGGGAACTGAGCATCGACGGGGCCAGCCGGTACACATTCACCGCGCGCGTGCTGCCGCTCGAGCACTGGGTCATCGGCGAGGCCAGCATCACCCGGTGGCGCGACGGTACCGAGGTTCCGCTCGACGCGCAGGAACTCGTCGTCGAACTCCAAGACGCACTCTCCATCCCGGAGGACCTCATCTCCACCTACCTCGAGGAACTCGCCTCGACCCTGGCCGGGGCCGCGTTCAAACTCGAAGACGCTCGAGTCGGACGCAGACCCGATGCACGTGCACTCGTCGAGGCGGATTTCCAGACCACCGAGGCGGCCATGACCGAGGGGCACCCGGGGTTCCTCGCTAACAACGGTCGCATCGGCTTCGGCCTCAGAGACTTCCGCAAGTGGGCACCGGAGAACGGCGAGTTGAACCGCATCGAATGGGTAGCGGTGAGGCGCGAACTCAGCCATCTCTCCCTAGGCGATGGACTCGACGAGGAGAGCCACCTCGGTGAGGCGCTCAGCGAAGCCGAACGGGACCTCTTCGGCGCCCGGATCCGGCGGCCGGACAGGACCCGGCTGACTTCCACCTCATGCCGATCCACCCCTGGCAGGCCGACCACCGGCTGCCGATCACCTTCGCTGCGGATATCGCCCGAGGTGATCTTCTGCCGTTAG
- the guaB gene encoding IMP dehydrogenase: MGNPEQESQAANDPFSLTGLTYDDVLLLPGDTDVIPSEASTASRLTKEIELNIPLVSAAMDTVTESRMAIAMARIGGLGIIHRNLSAEDQAKQVDYVKRSESGMINDPLTITPDKTLEELDEICGKYRISGLPVVDENNVLVGIVTNRDLRFVTRSEFPTRTVAETMTKMPLVTAPVGVAAEKAFELLAEHKVEKLPLVDDNNVIQGLITVKDFVKTEEYPLATKDDEGRLRVGAAVGFYGDAYERAGMLAEAGADVLVVDTANGHARGVTDMIKKIKSDPAFSAVQIIGGNVATKEGAQALVEAGVDAVKVGVGPGSICTTRVVAGVGVPQVTAVHLAAQAAQAAGVPVIADGGLQYSGDIGKALVAGADTVMLGSLLAGCNESPGELIFVNGKQYKAYRGMGSLGAMAPRKGKSYSKDRYFQADIATDTDLIPEGIEGRVAYRGHLKQVAHQLTGGLRQTMFYVGARTVGELKAKGKFVRLTTAGLKESHPHDIQMTVEAPNYVVK; the protein is encoded by the coding sequence ATGGGAAACCCTGAGCAGGAATCACAGGCCGCAAACGATCCGTTCTCGCTGACGGGACTCACGTATGACGATGTCCTCCTCCTGCCAGGCGACACCGATGTCATCCCTTCCGAAGCCTCCACCGCCTCCCGGCTGACCAAGGAGATCGAGCTCAACATCCCGCTCGTCTCCGCAGCGATGGACACCGTGACCGAATCCCGGATGGCGATCGCCATGGCCCGCATCGGCGGTCTGGGCATCATCCACCGCAACCTCTCCGCCGAGGATCAGGCGAAGCAGGTCGACTACGTCAAGCGCTCCGAATCGGGCATGATCAACGACCCGCTGACGATCACTCCGGACAAGACTCTGGAAGAGCTCGATGAGATCTGCGGAAAGTACCGCATCTCCGGACTGCCCGTCGTCGATGAGAACAACGTGCTCGTCGGCATCGTGACCAACCGCGACCTGCGCTTCGTCACCCGCAGCGAATTCCCCACACGCACCGTCGCCGAGACGATGACGAAGATGCCGCTGGTCACCGCACCCGTCGGCGTGGCCGCCGAGAAGGCCTTCGAGCTGCTCGCCGAACACAAGGTCGAGAAGCTGCCCCTCGTCGACGACAACAACGTCATCCAGGGCCTCATCACCGTCAAGGACTTCGTCAAGACCGAGGAATACCCGCTGGCCACCAAGGACGACGAAGGTCGCCTGCGCGTCGGTGCCGCCGTCGGATTCTACGGCGACGCCTACGAACGTGCCGGAATGCTCGCCGAGGCGGGAGCCGACGTCCTCGTCGTCGACACCGCGAACGGCCACGCCCGCGGAGTCACGGACATGATCAAGAAGATCAAGTCCGACCCGGCGTTCTCCGCCGTGCAGATCATCGGCGGAAACGTCGCTACGAAGGAAGGCGCGCAGGCGCTCGTCGAGGCCGGAGTCGACGCCGTCAAGGTCGGCGTGGGTCCCGGATCGATCTGCACCACCCGCGTCGTCGCCGGTGTCGGCGTCCCGCAGGTCACGGCGGTCCACCTCGCCGCGCAGGCCGCTCAGGCTGCCGGAGTTCCGGTCATCGCCGATGGCGGACTCCAGTACTCCGGTGACATCGGCAAGGCCCTGGTCGCCGGTGCCGACACCGTCATGCTCGGCTCCCTGCTGGCCGGATGCAATGAGTCGCCGGGCGAACTCATCTTCGTCAACGGCAAGCAGTACAAGGCTTACCGCGGCATGGGCTCACTGGGCGCGATGGCCCCGCGCAAGGGCAAGTCGTATTCGAAGGACCGCTACTTCCAGGCCGATATCGCCACCGACACCGACCTCATCCCCGAGGGCATCGAAGGCCGAGTCGCCTACCGCGGTCACCTCAAGCAGGTCGCCCACCAACTCACCGGAGGCCTGCGCCAGACGATGTTCTACGTCGGCGCGCGCACCGTCGGCGAGCTCAAGGCCAAGGGCAAGTTCGTCCGCCTGACCACGGCAGGGCTGAAGGAAAGCCACCCGCACGATATCCAGATGACCGTCGAGGCCCCGAACTACGTCGTGAAGTGA
- a CDS encoding lysine N(6)-hydroxylase/L-ornithine N(5)-oxygenase family protein, whose translation MSADSTPIHDILGVGIGPFGLGLAALSEPLDDVDAIFLDQRPEFRWHPGMMIEGSTIQVPFLADLVTMADPTSPYSFLNFLKERKRLYPFYIRESFYPLRAEFDEYCRWVAAQLETLRWNRRVVSVTRDDDVFTALAEVVDASGSILTTEIYRARHLVLGVGTQPVLPPALQGLGGGAADSPAAGRDGAVGLPVAGPLIHTADYLENREALLDSGAITIIGSGQSAAEIYRDLLDDAEDRGARLDWVTRSPRFFPMEYTKLTLEMTSPEYTDHFRALPDELRERVGREQRTLYKGISADLVDDIHDTLYRLSRGGRQLQTNLVSEAELETAEIDPISGEYLLGFRNTALDKTFTRRSGSVVAATGYKSQVPDFLSPLGDDIRLDSRGRLDVSRHYTINDEGTIHVLGGEEHTHGVTAPDLGFGPWRASVVLAAVTGREPYPIERTIAFQTFGVPADESDAVPDAALALDDSKEMSHA comes from the coding sequence ATGAGCGCAGATTCCACGCCCATCCACGACATCCTCGGCGTCGGCATCGGACCGTTCGGACTCGGCCTGGCCGCACTGTCGGAACCGCTCGACGACGTCGACGCGATCTTCCTCGATCAGCGCCCCGAATTCCGTTGGCACCCGGGCATGATGATCGAAGGCTCGACCATCCAGGTGCCGTTCCTGGCCGACCTCGTCACCATGGCCGACCCCACCTCGCCGTACTCATTCCTCAACTTCCTCAAGGAGCGCAAGCGGCTCTACCCGTTCTACATCCGCGAATCGTTCTACCCCCTGCGCGCCGAATTCGACGAATACTGCCGGTGGGTCGCCGCCCAGCTGGAAACGCTGCGATGGAACCGTCGCGTCGTGTCCGTGACCAGGGACGACGATGTGTTCACCGCCCTCGCCGAGGTGGTCGATGCCTCCGGTTCGATCCTGACGACCGAGATCTACCGGGCTCGGCATCTCGTCCTCGGGGTGGGAACGCAGCCAGTGCTGCCACCTGCACTGCAAGGGCTCGGGGGAGGAGCCGCCGACTCGCCCGCTGCCGGCCGGGACGGTGCCGTCGGCTTGCCCGTCGCCGGCCCGCTCATCCACACCGCCGACTATCTCGAGAACCGGGAAGCGCTGCTCGACTCCGGAGCGATCACGATCATCGGCAGCGGCCAGTCCGCCGCCGAGATCTACCGTGACCTCCTCGACGACGCCGAAGACCGCGGAGCGCGCCTGGACTGGGTGACCCGGTCGCCGCGGTTCTTCCCGATGGAATACACGAAGCTCACACTTGAGATGACCTCCCCGGAGTACACCGACCACTTCCGGGCTCTGCCCGATGAGCTGCGCGAACGCGTCGGCCGGGAACAGCGCACGCTGTACAAGGGCATTTCCGCGGACCTCGTCGACGACATCCACGACACTCTCTACCGGCTCAGCCGCGGCGGGCGGCAGCTGCAAACGAACCTCGTCTCCGAAGCCGAACTCGAAACCGCCGAGATCGATCCGATCAGCGGCGAATATCTGCTCGGCTTCCGCAACACGGCACTGGACAAGACGTTCACCAGGAGATCCGGGTCCGTGGTCGCCGCCACCGGATACAAATCGCAGGTCCCCGACTTCCTCAGCCCCCTCGGCGACGACATCCGACTGGACTCCCGAGGCCGTCTCGACGTCAGCCGCCACTACACGATCAACGACGAAGGAACCATCCACGTCCTAGGCGGCGAAGAGCACACCCACGGCGTGACCGCACCTGACCTCGGCTTCGGCCCGTGGCGGGCCTCGGTGGTGCTGGCCGCAGTGACCGGCCGGGAACCCTATCCGATCGAACGGACCATCGCCTTCCAGACCTTCGGGGTGCCGGCCGACGAATCCGATGCCGTGCCCGATGCCGCCCTCGCACTCGACGACTCCAAGGAGATGTCACACGCATGA
- a CDS encoding GntR family transcriptional regulator: protein MSPHAPGCTSEAIVALVRTRITDGEYPAGSPVRDGALAKEFNVSRNTARESLSLLRHAGLLTQEPNRGFFVSTFGIDELKDLYRARRVFEIRAVQESQDATDEAMAAVEASVVRAETAPKNETWADAQEHSASFHRAIVGLLGSPLLDEFYLNLMARLSTTFSRSPEPGKYHSHWANPHRDILEKMKSGDRQGAEGLLRIHLDDSEASTLDLARSVGEGR from the coding sequence ATGAGTCCACACGCCCCCGGATGCACATCAGAGGCCATCGTCGCCCTTGTCCGCACCCGCATCACCGACGGTGAATACCCGGCAGGAAGCCCGGTCCGCGATGGTGCCTTGGCCAAGGAATTCAACGTTTCGCGCAACACCGCCCGCGAATCGCTGAGCCTGCTTCGCCACGCCGGGCTGCTCACTCAGGAACCCAACCGGGGCTTCTTCGTCTCCACCTTCGGAATCGACGAACTCAAGGACCTCTACCGCGCCCGCCGGGTCTTCGAGATCCGCGCCGTCCAGGAATCCCAAGACGCCACCGACGAGGCGATGGCCGCCGTCGAAGCCTCCGTGGTCAGGGCCGAAACCGCACCGAAGAACGAAACCTGGGCCGACGCGCAGGAACACTCGGCATCGTTCCACCGCGCGATCGTCGGCCTCCTCGGGTCACCGCTGCTCGACGAGTTCTACCTCAACCTCATGGCCCGGCTGTCGACGACGTTCTCGCGCTCGCCCGAACCCGGCAAATACCACTCGCACTGGGCGAACCCGCACCGGGACATCCTCGAGAAGATGAAATCCGGGGACCGGCAGGGAGCCGAAGGACTGCTGCGCATCCACCTCGACGACTCCGAGGCCTCGACCCTCGACCTCGCACGGTCAGTGGGGGAGGGGCGCTAG
- a CDS encoding pyridoxal phosphate-dependent decarboxylase family protein, with translation MTTSLLYDTEATPTSAPLQTPEIPHPDAVGTVSDRDAHTDALLGAHSADEYTSLMHDVVDALGERFRTTERAASAKDRSGLQAAVDAVDLDTAGVGNAEALREVDALYADNAVWFHHPSYVAHLNCPVAVPAVAAEAMLAAINTSVDTYDQSEVATLMERRLIDWTCAHLGFAGGDGIFTSGGTQSNLQALFLARENVLAEAAGHVEADDAESRRGGPDLGAPNRRDLLSRLRILATDQAHFSVSRAAFLLGLDAEAVVTVPTDGSGRMDAEALNASLLAIEANDQIPMAVVATAGTTDLGVIDPLETIAEVCESANVWLHVDAAYGGGLLWAPQRAHLLDGISRATSVTIDFHKTFFQPVSSSALLTRDASLFAPTIHHHDYLNPEAEAQEADAEPNQVDKSLQTTRRFDALKLWTTLRARGAGEIGSMLDAVCDLATDVRALLEDQADFEVLGASDLSTVLFRFTPATADQVTCDELVPLIRRVLFRSGRAAIARTVIDGTPWLKLTLLNPDTRIDDVTAVLDLVRATGHGILAGRELEDAATEGGAA, from the coding sequence GTGACGACTTCTCTGCTCTACGACACCGAAGCGACACCCACCTCAGCACCCCTTCAGACCCCCGAAATCCCCCACCCGGACGCCGTTGGCACCGTCAGCGATCGTGACGCCCACACTGATGCCCTCCTCGGCGCCCACAGCGCAGACGAGTACACATCGCTCATGCACGACGTCGTCGACGCACTCGGCGAACGGTTCCGCACAACTGAGCGCGCCGCCTCGGCGAAGGATCGCTCCGGACTCCAGGCCGCCGTCGACGCTGTCGACCTCGACACCGCAGGCGTCGGCAACGCCGAAGCTCTGCGCGAAGTCGACGCCCTCTACGCCGACAATGCCGTGTGGTTCCACCACCCCAGCTACGTCGCCCACCTCAACTGCCCCGTCGCCGTGCCCGCCGTCGCCGCCGAAGCGATGCTCGCCGCCATCAACACCTCGGTCGACACCTACGACCAATCCGAAGTCGCCACCCTCATGGAACGCCGCCTCATCGACTGGACCTGCGCCCACCTCGGCTTCGCCGGCGGCGATGGAATATTCACCTCCGGAGGCACCCAGTCGAACCTCCAGGCACTGTTCCTCGCCCGCGAAAACGTCCTCGCCGAGGCGGCGGGACACGTTGAGGCCGATGACGCCGAATCTCGCCGAGGCGGCCCTGACCTGGGCGCGCCCAACCGCCGCGACCTGCTGTCCCGGCTGCGGATCCTTGCCACCGACCAGGCCCACTTCTCAGTGTCCCGCGCTGCGTTCCTCCTCGGCCTCGACGCCGAGGCGGTCGTGACCGTCCCGACCGACGGGTCCGGTCGCATGGATGCCGAAGCGCTCAACGCCAGCCTGCTCGCGATCGAGGCGAACGACCAGATCCCCATGGCCGTCGTCGCCACCGCCGGAACCACCGACCTCGGTGTCATCGACCCGCTCGAGACCATCGCCGAGGTCTGCGAATCAGCGAACGTGTGGCTGCACGTCGACGCCGCATACGGCGGCGGACTGCTCTGGGCCCCACAACGCGCCCACCTGCTCGACGGGATCTCCAGGGCCACCTCGGTGACCATCGACTTCCATAAGACGTTCTTCCAGCCCGTGTCCTCATCGGCCCTGCTCACCAGGGACGCGAGCCTGTTCGCGCCGACGATCCACCACCACGACTACCTCAATCCCGAAGCCGAAGCGCAAGAAGCCGACGCCGAACCGAACCAGGTCGACAAGTCCCTGCAGACCACCCGCCGCTTCGACGCGCTCAAGCTCTGGACGACGCTGCGCGCCCGCGGAGCAGGGGAGATCGGATCGATGCTCGACGCCGTCTGCGACCTCGCGACCGACGTCCGGGCGCTGCTCGAGGACCAGGCGGACTTCGAAGTGCTCGGCGCCTCGGACCTGTCCACGGTGCTCTTCAGATTCACCCCGGCGACCGCGGACCAGGTCACCTGCGACGAACTCGTCCCGCTCATCCGCCGAGTCCTCTTCCGCTCCGGCCGCGCCGCCATCGCCCGCACCGTCATCGACGGCACGCCGTGGCTCAAACTCACCCTGCTCAACCCCGACACCCGCATCGACGACGTCACCGCCGTGCTCGACCTCGTCCGTGCCACCGGGCACGGCATCCTCGCCGGCCGGGAGCTCGAGGATGCAGCGACAGAAGGAGGCGCAGCATGA